ACACAATTCGTGCATCTCATTAAAATTACAGATTTATCATTTCAATTTATAATTCCATAACTTCACGCTTCAATTTTCCAACATCCTGCGGCCATACGAGATTATTCAGGAACAATATCACGTGCAGTGCCGTTCGTCCCAAATTTCTCATGCTCCCTCAAAATCCGTCTTCAAAAGACCTCGACACCGGTTTCGGTGATCAGGGCCATGTATTCCCAGCGAACCCCGCCCCATTCCGGATAGTAGAGCCCTGGTTCACAGGTCACCACCATGCCAGGTTCGAATGTTCCCTTGCTGTTCGGCCCGACGCTCGGGGCCTCGTGGGTTTCCAGGCCGATGCCGTGCCCCAGGGAATGGGTGAAATGCTCGGCCACGCCGTAGCGATCGAACACCGCCCTGGCCGTCTGAAAGGCCTCGGCCAGGGATAGACCCGGTCCATACTGTTTGAGGGCCTCGGCCTGGGCCTCCAAAACCCGGGCCCGGGTTTCGAGGAACCTGGGGTCGGGGCGATCACCGACCCAGAAGGTCCTTGTCTGATCCGAGCAATAGTTGTTCAGCCGGCATCCCATGTCCAAAAGCACAGGACATCCGTCCGTGATGGCCGCGTCACCGGGTATGGCATGAGGCTTGGCCCCGTTGGGCCCCACCGCGGCGATGGTCGAAAAGCTCAGTCGCTGGGCGCCCTGCTCCCGGTACAGGCGCTCCACGGCCCAGGCCAGTTCAAACTCGCTCATGCCCGGA
This window of the Deltaproteobacteria bacterium genome carries:
- a CDS encoding aminopeptidase P family protein; translation: MIGTTNSISDAHLARRQALRANLAGRQDIDALLVTYAANRFYLSGFELFDSQCNESSGCLIIHADGREWLLTDSRYELEAQRVWSPDSVYIYRTRTKAEIARFVAAQGVKRLGIEADSLCVEMYEALRAECEVVLVTGLVEAIRVRKDEYEIRALRAACDLNHKVMAQAEALMVPGMSEFELAWAVERLYREQGAQRLSFSTIAAVGPNGAKPHAIPGDAAITDGCPVLLDMGCRLNNYCSDQTRTFWVGDRPDPRFLETRARVLEAQAEALKQYGPGLSLAEAFQTARAVFDRYGVAEHFTHSLGHGIGLETHEAPSVGPNSKGTFEPGMVVTCEPGLYYPEWGGVRWEYMALITETGVEVF